CGGCGAGCGCGAAGCCCGCCGCCTTCTGCGGATCGAACGTCAGCGCGAGCCACTTGAACAGCGGTCCGTTGAAACGGATGAACGCCACCACGTTCGGCACCGCCCCGAGCGGCAGCATGCCGGCCGAGCGGAACGGGTAGTAAAGGGCCGCGAGGACCAGCGCCGCCGCCGCGGCGTCGCGGACGCGGATGCGCTTCCAGTAGAGCGGCACCAGGACGATCGGCAGCAGCTTCGTCGCCACCGCCAGCACGAAGGCGATCGACGCCCGCATCGGACGTCCCGTGCTCAGCATCCATGCGGAGATCGCGATCCACAACGCCCCGAGCGCGTCGATGTGGCCGCTGTGCGCCACTTCCAGGATCACCAGCGGATTCCAGGCGTAGACCAGCGCGAGCCAGGGCGATCGGTTCGTGTCCCGCAGCCACGCGATCAGCACCCAGATCGTCAGCAGATCGCACAGGACCAGCGCCCACTTCATCGCTCGCGACGACTCCCACACCGTGACCACGGCGCGGAAGAACAGCTGCGCCGCCGCGGGATACGGCGTGCGCGCGCGCCGGCTCGGCATCTTCGCTGTTTCCTCGGTGTGGGTATGCGCCACCGCCGGATCCGCCGGCACCACCTCGAACGGGTTGTAGCCGAGGCGCTGCAGCCGGCCGTCGTAGACATAGCGGACCATGTCGTTGTCGGCGCCCACCTTGGGCGCGGCCAGCGGGATGCGGAACGCCGCCGCCAGGACGAGCGCGATCGCCAGCAGCCGCGGCAGCCGTGCGGCCCCGGCGTCCGCGCCGCTCATCGGCCCGAGCAGTTGTCTGAGAAGCAGGACGTAGACGACGCAGGGGACGGCGCTCAAGGCGAAGAACAGCGGCGATCCGAGCGGAGCCTGCGATACCGCCAGCGCGATCAGGGCGGCCAGCGTCGCGGCGCCGCCCCTGACGATGATGAGGCGCATTGGCAGTAGTATTGAACGGCAGACGCCGCGATGAGAAGCCAACTGCTTCGTCCGTTCCTGGCACTGGTCCTCGCCGCCGCGCCGGCGGCGGCACAGACCGCCACACCCGCCGCCCCGGCGCCCGGCGAGGAGCCGTCACTGGTCGATCGCCTCAAGGAGCCGGATCAAGCCGGCGGCCTCCACTTCACCGAGCACTGGGCGGTGGTCTTCGGCGGCATCAAGCAGGGGTCCGGCATCGCGCTCGGTCCGGCCTGGAGCACGAAATTCGCGGACGGCGGCTTTCTCCAGGTCAAAGGCGTCTACTCGATCCGCGACTTCAAGCTGCTGCAGCTTCGCTACGACACGCGGCGGTTCTGGAACGATCGCGGGATTGCGATCACGCGTCTGCGCTGGCAGGACGCGCCGGAATTGAAGCTCTATCAGTTCGGCATCGACTCCCCGGATCGGCACACCGACTACGCCGAGCGCAAGACCGAGGGAAGCACGCTGGTGATCCTCAAACCGACGCCGCACGTCCGCGCCACTGCCGGATTCGGCCTGGAGCGCTATCGCACCGGCGTCGACGACCTTGCGGCGCTGTACGACCCGGCGCTGCTGGCATCGCTCACCTCGCTCGGGTTGACGCTTGCGCCTCCCGGCCTCGGCACGCGGCCGCTCTTCGCCCACACGGTGGGCTCGCTCGGCTACGACACGCGCCTCTCGCCCGACTACACGCGCGGCGGGCAGTGGTTCGACGGCGAGCTGCACCTGTTCAGCGACGTCCGCGGCAACGAAGACTCGTTCGGGCGATTCGAAGGGAATGCCGAACAGTTCGTGCCGACGTTCGGCGGCCAGGGGGTCGTTGGCTTGTACGCCCGCACCTGGTTGTCGCTTGCGGATGCCGGGACGACCGTGCCGTTTTATCTGATGCCCTCGCTCGGCGGCGGCACCGTGCTCCGCGCGTTCCCGACCTACCGTTTCCGCGACCGCCACGCGCTGCTGCTCGCGGCCGACTATCGCTGGGCGGTTCACGCCATGGCCGACGTCGTCGTGACCTACGAGGCGGGGAAGGTGGCGCGGCGCGTCGGCGATCTGAGTCTCGACGACATGGCGCACTCGATCGCGATCGGGATCCGGGCGCACACCGACAAGGCCGGTCTGTTCCGCGCCGACCTCGCGCACGGCCGCGAGGGCTGGGGCTTTCGAATCGGCTTCAGCGCCGGAAGCTAGCGACCACGCAGCGGCGCACCACTTCCGTGGCCGCGCCGTAGATCAGATGGCTCGCCAGGCCGGTCGCATGATCCTGCAGCGGGTAGGCTGACGGCGCCTTCGCCAGTCCGGTCGCCGGCATCCCCATTTCGTCCGCGATCAGCCAGACCGTCGCGCCGAACGGCACGCCGCCCCATGCGGTGATGTCCCGCGTCCGCGCTGCCGCGGCGCCGTAGATGGCGCCGACCGCGCCGCCGAACGCGTAGTGGATCGCCGCGCCGGCCGCGGGCTTGTCGTCCGGCGGGAGCGTCCGTCCGGTCGTCGCCACCGCGAGGACGTCGGCCGCCTTG
The sequence above is a segment of the Vicinamibacterales bacterium genome. Coding sequences within it:
- a CDS encoding DUF1440 domain-containing protein, whose product is MRRQRWERRENTAALNVIGGLIGGLLGAFAMERFQRTLGKISHDIGGAPGAGGQQYRKPQSEPATYKAADVLAVATTGRTLPPDDKPAAGAAIHYAFGGAVGAIYGAAAARTRDITAWGGVPFGATVWLIADEMGMPATGLAKAPSAYPLQDHATGLASHLIYGAATEVVRRCVVASFRR